One window of Anaerolineales bacterium genomic DNA carries:
- a CDS encoding MBL fold metallo-hydrolase has translation MLEIVSFTLGPASTNAYLIADPETKEAAVIDPAWDGRVILGEAQKRGWRIGHMWYTHAHFDHIGGAAAIADSLNPLPHVALHPDDHVLWRAGGGGAFFGFDIDPGPEPTIDFIHGMNLQLGSNIFEVRYTPGHTKGHCVLYAEKENICFCGDLIFNEGVGRTDLPGGDWNILEKSIREQIFTMPDETVLLSGHGPQTTVGHEKKYNPFVRE, from the coding sequence ATGCTCGAAATCGTCTCCTTTACCCTCGGACCCGCATCCACGAATGCGTATCTGATTGCCGATCCTGAAACCAAAGAAGCGGCGGTGATCGATCCTGCATGGGATGGCCGTGTCATCCTCGGCGAAGCGCAGAAGCGCGGATGGCGTATCGGTCATATGTGGTACACGCACGCGCATTTCGATCATATCGGCGGCGCGGCGGCAATTGCCGATTCGTTGAATCCTCTGCCGCACGTGGCTTTGCATCCCGACGATCACGTGCTTTGGCGCGCGGGCGGGGGAGGCGCGTTCTTTGGATTCGATATCGACCCGGGTCCGGAACCGACGATCGATTTTATTCATGGCATGAACCTTCAACTTGGCTCGAACATATTCGAAGTCCGTTACACGCCGGGGCACACGAAGGGACATTGCGTGTTGTACGCGGAGAAGGAAAACATTTGCTTTTGCGGCGATTTGATTTTCAACGAAGGCGTTGGCCGCACCGATTTACCCGGCGGCGATTGGAATATTCTGGAAAAAAGCATCCGCGAGCAGATATTTACGATGCCGGATGAAACGGTTTTGCTTTCAGGTCACGGTCCGCAAACGACGGTGGGGCATGAGAAGAAATACAATCCGTTTGTGAGGGAATAA